The following are encoded in a window of Spea bombifrons isolate aSpeBom1 chromosome 2, aSpeBom1.2.pri, whole genome shotgun sequence genomic DNA:
- the MACO1 gene encoding macoilin, whose translation MKRRNADCSKLRRPLKRNRITEGIYGSTFLYLKFLVVWALVLLADFVLEFRFEYLWPFWLFIRSVYDSFRYQGLAFSVFFVCVAFTSDIICLLFIPVQWLFFAASTYVWVQYVWHTERGVCLPTVSLWILFVYIEAAIRFKDLKNFHVDLCRPFAAHCIGYPVVTLGFGFKSYVSYKMRLRKQKEVQKENEFYMQLLQQALPPEQQMLQRQEREAEEAAKGLSEMDSSILLQHNGGLSSNKKIPSTLPELEYKEKGKDKDVKRHNLGINNNILQPTDSKVQEIEYMENHINSKRLNNDLGSTENLLKEDPCSTSSKNYKNTTGTANSSPRSHSASNGSIPSSSNKNDKKKCTSKSPTTHKDPTENCIPNNQLSKPDTLLRLEQDVKKLKADLQGSRQIEQDLRSQIGVLTNTERGIRNEMGQLRQENELLQNKLHNAVQMKQKDKQTISQLEKKLKAEQEARAFVEKQLMEEKKRKKLEEATAARAVAFAAASRGECTETLRSRIRDLESECKKLSIDMKLKEDQIRELEIKVQDLRKYKENEKDTEVLMSALSAMQDKTQHLENSLSAETRIKLDLFSALGDAKRQLEIAQGQIIQKDQEIKDLKQKIAEVMAVMPSIAYTAGTSTLSPVSPHYSSKFVETSSSGLDPNASVYQPLKK comes from the exons cACTTTCTTGTACCTGAAGTTCCTGGTCGTCTGGGCCCTAGTATTACTGGCAGACTTCGTCCTGGAGTTCAGATTTGAATACCTGTGGCCATTTTGGCTATTCATCAGGAGCGTATATGATTCTTTCAGATACCAAGGCTTG GCCTTctcagtattttttgtgtgtgtagcATTTACATCTGATATAATATGTCTCCTATTTATACCAGTTCAGTGGCTGTTTTTTGCAGCCAGTACCTATGTGTGGGTGCAGTATGTTTGGCACACAG aaagaGGAGTATGTTTACCAACAGTTTCGTTGTGGATACTCTTTGTTTATATTGAAGCAGCAATTAGATTTAAAGATCTGAAGAACTTTCATGTAGATCTCTGTCGACCGTTTGCTGCACACTG TATTGGTTATCCTGTGGTCACGCTGGGCTTTGGGTTTAAAAGCTACGTCAGTTATAAAATGCGGCTAAGAAAGCAAAAGGAGGTTCAGAAAGAGAATGAGTTTTATATGCAGCTCCTGCAGCAAGCACTTCCTCCAGAGCAGCAGATGTTacagagacaagaaagagaagCAGAGGAAG CAGCCAAGGGTTTATCAGAAATGGATTCTTCAATACTGTTACAACACAACGGAGGACtttcttcaaataaaaaaatccccagCACGTTACCAGAACTGGAGTACAAAGAAAAGGGCAAAGACAAAGATGTTAAAAGACATAATTTGGGTATTAATAACaacatactgcagcccacagACTCTAAAGTACAAGAGATTGAATATATGGAAAACCATATCAACAGCAAGCGACTGAATAATGATTTAGGCAGCACAGAGAACCTCTTAAAGGAGGACCCGTGCTCCACTTCCTCCAAGAACTACAAGAACACAACTGGGACAGCAAATTCATCTCCTCGCAGTCACAGTGCAAGCAATGGGAGCATTCCCTCATCatcaaacaaaaatgacaaGAAGAAATGCACTAGTAAAAGCCCAACCACGCACAAAGATCCCACAGAGAATTGCATCCCAAATAACCAGCTCAGCAAACCAGATACATTATTAAG GTTGGAGCAAgatgttaaaaaattaaaagcagaTCTGCAGGGAAGCAGGCAGATTGAACAGGATCTGCGGAGCCAGATCGGAGTATTAACAAACACAGAGAGGGGTATTAGGAATGAAATGGGACAGCTCAGGCAGGAGAATGAGCTGCTACAGAATAA GTTACACAATGCAGTACAAATGAAGCAAAAGGACAAGCAGACAATTAGTCAGCTGGAGAAGAAGCTGAAAGCAGAGCAGGAGGCACGGGCATTTGTAGAAAAACAGcttatggaagaaaaaaaaaggaagaaattagAAGAAGCCACTGCAGCCAGAGCTGTGGCGTTTGCTGCAGCAAGCAG AGGTGAATGTACAGAAACCTTACGGAGTAGAATTCGAGATCTGGAGAGTGAATGTAAAAAATTATCAATAGATATGAAACTAAAGGAAGACCAGATAAGGGAACTGGAGATAAAAGTTCAG GATTTGCGAAAGTACAAGGAAAACGAAAAGGATACAGAGGTATTAATGTCAGCACTTTCAGCAATGCAAGATAAAACACAGCACTTGGAAAACAGCCTCAGTGCAGAGACAAGAATCAAGCTGGATTTGTTTTCTGCATTAGGAGATGCAAAAAGACAGCTAGAGATTGCCCAAG gacaaatcATTCAGAAGGATCAAGAAATCAAAGACCTCAAACAGAAGATTGCAGAAGTAATGGCTGTAATGCCCAGCATTGCATACACTGCAGGGACAAGCACCCTAAGCCCCGTCTCCCCACACTATTCTTCCAAGTTTGTGGAGACTAGCTCATCTGGGCTGGACCCCAATGCATCAGTTTACCAGCCACTCAAGAAATAA